TTGAAGAAATATGTAAAATTATAAGCATATGAAAAGCTGTTATCTTTTTGGGCAAAGCAGCGGGATTTATCTATTCGCATTGAAGAATATCTGTATACTTCAAAGACTTTGAAATAGGGGCTAACTGAATGTTTTCGTTATTCTTTAGCAAGCCTCATCTTGTCCCTCAAGTAGATTTGTTGGCATGTTGAGGCTTGTAAGCTCTTTCCAAATATCCTCATTCCAGTAGTTAGGATTATCAAGCGATTGAGCGTTGAGAACATTTTCTAAGTCATTGTCTGTATCCATAATCGTTCGGTTATAAGGTGTCTTATTCTGGAAAAAGTGGTTCTTTTCAACTAAATTGCAAAAGAACCACTTTTTCCAGGGTAAGACATTTTCTTGTTGAAAATATTTTTTAAACGATGCTCTTAAGCCAAGAGATCTCTTTCTCCCAAAGTGTTTCATCGGGGGTTTCTAAGATTATAGGCATGTTGTCAAAGCGTGGGTCTCTCATCATTTTTTCAAAGAACTTGTTACCAATAAATCCATAACCAATGCTGTCGTGTCGGTCTACTCGGCTGCCTAATGCTTTCTTTGAATCATTGAGATGGATTCCTTTTAAATATTTGAAACCAACTTGGTCTTCAAAATCCTGAAATACTTGATCGTAATCACTTAGGAAGTCATAACCAGCTGTGAATGTGTGGCAAGTATCCAGACATACACCTACTCTTGATTTGTCTTCTACTTTGTCAATGATATATTTTAGCTGCCAAAACTCATTACCAAGATTGGTTCCCTGTCCGGCAGTGTTCTCTATTACGGCGGTTACCCCTTTGGTTTTATCTAATGCGATGTTGATACTCTCGGCTATAAGGGTTAGGCACTCTTCGGGAGTGATCTTTTTTAAATGACTACCCGGGTGGAAATTGAGTAATTTTAGCCCTAACTGTTCGCAGCGCTGCATCTCATCAAGAAAAGCCGCTCTGCTCTTTTCTAACCCTTCTTTCTCGGGATGTCCCAGATTAATAAGATAGCTATCGTGAGGTAATATATATTCTGACTGAAAGCCATACTTAGCACAATTCTCTTTAAAGAGAGCGATGTTTGTATCGGTCAATGGTTTACTGACCCATTGGCGCTGATTTTTTGTAAAAAGGGCGAAAGCTGTGGCCCCAATGGCTTGTGCGTTGACAGGAGCAGACTCTACCCCTCCTGATGCGCTTACGTGTGCTCCGATATACTTCATTTTATTTTGATTTAATTTCTCTGTAAATTTACTTAAAATACTTGTTATCAACGTCTGTATAGGCAAAAATGTTTTCGTTTGCTATCATGTCGGAATATACTAAGTGAAAAAAAATGAGGTTTTGCGTAGGGTTTTTCTTTGTTGGGCAATCATATTAATGAACCGGTTAAGTATGAATCTTTAAAACAATGCGATGATGAAAGCAATATCTTTTAAAACAGTAAAGCTACTCTTTGTACTAGTACTATTGGGTAGTTCTTTCTCCTTGCTAGCTGATGCTCTTCCGGGTTTTAGAACTATTAGCGGGGTGGTAAGGGACAAAAGTTCCAGAAAGAAATTGGAACAGGTTAGTGTATTTATTCCCGGCACGGGGATTGGAACTGTTACAAATGCCGATGGCTTTTTTTCTATAAAGATTGCTGATAGCATTCAGGCGAAAACGCTGGAAGTTTCGCATATCGGCTATTTTAACTATCGGATGCCTATAAAAAAAGAAAATATTGAGGATGTGAGAATTTATCTTATGCCGAATTCTCTGTTGCTTAAAGAGGTGATAATAGAGGGTGCGGAGCCATTGAGACTGGTGGAAAATGCGATTAAAAGGATTGCGGTAAACAATAGTCCGAGGGCTAATATCCTGACGGGCTTCTATCGCGAGACGATAAAGAAACGAAGAAAATACATCAATATCTCTGAGGCTGTTCTTAATATCTATAAAACTCCTTATACCACTAAAAGAGTGTCAGGTGATCGTATACAAATTTATAAAGGACGCAAATTGCTTAGTCCGAGGCTACAAGATACGTTGATTGTAAAATTGGTGGGAGGCCCTAATCTGTCTATTTACTTGGATGTAGTTAAGAATCCTGATTTGCTTTTGGACTTGTCTTCTTTATTTTATTATCGTTTCCGGATGGATAAGTCGGTAATGATCAATGACCGTTTGCATTTTGTGGTCAATTTTGAGCCGCAGGTAACGTTGCCGTATGCTTTATTTTATGGGAAATTGTATATCGACCAACAAACGTTGACTTTCTCTCGTGCAGAGCTGTATACTTGTATGGACGATCGCAATAAAGTGACTCAGGCTATTTTAAAGAAGAAACCTTATAAGCTACGTTTTAAGCCGGAGAAGATCTCTTATTTAATTACTTATAAAGAAGATAATGGAGTGAGTTATCTGAATTATATTCGTACTGAATTTGATTTCAGATGTGACTGGAAACGGAAACTGTTCTCAACAAAGTATGCAGTAGTCTCTGAAATGGTGGTGACAGATAAGCAACAGAATGAAGTGGCAAAGATTCCTTGGAAATTGGCTTTTAATGAAAAGCACTCTCTATCGGATGAAGTGAATGCTTTCTATGATCCCAATTTTTGGGAAGATTATAACATTATAGAACCCACGGAATCTTTAGAAAAAGCTGTTAACAAGTTGAAAAAGAATCGATAACGATTTTGTAACGATATGGATAATGGTTTAAAAAGTTTTTATATATTTGAACTATTCAATCTAATATTACTTTGGTTATGCTGGACGACTTATTTGTATGGACAAAAATAAAGGAGGGGGATATAAAGACTTTTGAGCAAGTCTTTAAGCTCTATTATTTTTCTCTTTGTTTATATGCATCCGGCATAACAGGAAGTAAAGATGCTGCCGAAGAGATTGTTCAGAATTTATTTTATACTCTTTGGAAAGAACGTGACAGTCTGCAAATAATCCGTTCAGTGAAATCTTATCTTTATGGTGCCGTCCGTAATCAGGCACTTCAGTATGGAGAATATAACAATGTACGTGAACGTTATCGCCAATCGGTTTTGAATGCGAAGGGTACGTTAACTGATCCGAATCCTGAAGAGCAATTGGAGAATAAAGAACTGGAAGAGTTGATAAACAGGACGTTGCGGAAACTGCCTGAAAGGCGTCGGCAAATATTCAGGATGCATCGCCTTGAAGGTTTAAGGTATAAAGAAATAGCCGATAAGCTTTCTCTGTCGGTAAAAACGATAGAGGCAGAAATGACTAAAACTTATCGGACATTGCGTGAGGAAGTGGAAAAATATACTTGTGTATTATGATGTTTAGAGAAGAAAGA
This is a stretch of genomic DNA from uncultured Bacteroides sp.. It encodes these proteins:
- the nfo gene encoding deoxyribonuclease IV, with the translated sequence MKYIGAHVSASGGVESAPVNAQAIGATAFALFTKNQRQWVSKPLTDTNIALFKENCAKYGFQSEYILPHDSYLINLGHPEKEGLEKSRAAFLDEMQRCEQLGLKLLNFHPGSHLKKITPEECLTLIAESINIALDKTKGVTAVIENTAGQGTNLGNEFWQLKYIIDKVEDKSRVGVCLDTCHTFTAGYDFLSDYDQVFQDFEDQVGFKYLKGIHLNDSKKALGSRVDRHDSIGYGFIGNKFFEKMMRDPRFDNMPIILETPDETLWEKEISWLKSIV
- a CDS encoding carboxypeptidase-like regulatory domain-containing protein — its product is MKAISFKTVKLLFVLVLLGSSFSLLADALPGFRTISGVVRDKSSRKKLEQVSVFIPGTGIGTVTNADGFFSIKIADSIQAKTLEVSHIGYFNYRMPIKKENIEDVRIYLMPNSLLLKEVIIEGAEPLRLVENAIKRIAVNNSPRANILTGFYRETIKKRRKYINISEAVLNIYKTPYTTKRVSGDRIQIYKGRKLLSPRLQDTLIVKLVGGPNLSIYLDVVKNPDLLLDLSSLFYYRFRMDKSVMINDRLHFVVNFEPQVTLPYALFYGKLYIDQQTLTFSRAELYTCMDDRNKVTQAILKKKPYKLRFKPEKISYLITYKEDNGVSYLNYIRTEFDFRCDWKRKLFSTKYAVVSEMVVTDKQQNEVAKIPWKLAFNEKHSLSDEVNAFYDPNFWEDYNIIEPTESLEKAVNKLKKNR
- a CDS encoding RNA polymerase sigma-70 factor, translating into MLDDLFVWTKIKEGDIKTFEQVFKLYYFSLCLYASGITGSKDAAEEIVQNLFYTLWKERDSLQIIRSVKSYLYGAVRNQALQYGEYNNVRERYRQSVLNAKGTLTDPNPEEQLENKELEELINRTLRKLPERRRQIFRMHRLEGLRYKEIADKLSLSVKTIEAEMTKTYRTLREEVEKYTCVL